From Brucella pseudogrignonensis, a single genomic window includes:
- a CDS encoding DUF1476 domain-containing protein, with product MATGMDDRRNAFESKFALDAELRFKAEARRNKILGLWAAELLGKHDADADAYAREVVAADFEEAGDEDVFRKLRADFDAASVSVTDETIREKMFAFLEEAIQQVQKD from the coding sequence ATGGCCACTGGCATGGACGATCGCCGCAACGCTTTTGAAAGCAAATTCGCACTCGATGCTGAACTGCGCTTCAAGGCCGAAGCCCGCCGCAATAAGATTCTTGGCCTTTGGGCAGCAGAGCTTCTCGGTAAGCACGATGCGGATGCAGACGCCTATGCGCGTGAAGTTGTTGCCGCTGACTTTGAAGAAGCAGGCGATGAAGACGTTTTCCGCAAGTTGCGTGCCGATTTTGATGCCGCCAGCGTGAGCGTTACGGATGAGACCATTCGCGAAAAGATGTTCGCTTTCCTTGAGGAAGCGATCCAGCAAGTTCAGAAAGACTAA